One genomic segment of Actinoplanes ianthinogenes includes these proteins:
- a CDS encoding sulfatase-like hydrolase/transferase: MPELDVADEQNPAAEITEVPEVAEITEGAEIEESPAAEVEESPAAEIEESPVGEIAETPKEPGRVRRFLRSPGFSRGLTVLACLIVFVALLYPNVLKRLTLGSFTRIPIEAALGIAVLIVLPRRPRRIVAAIAGVALGWLVIEKCLDMGFFQVLNRPFDPVLDWVLFDDAYDFVHESYGPAGAYGAIAAIVLLVAVVLGVTTWATLRVNRLLGEDRRKSAFTAGGIATAWALSLAFGIPTLMPNVPVAARTTVSYAWDRANQARAGIKNEAAFAREVKVDAFQNVPPDQLLTGLTGKDVMLTFVESYGRNAVEAPNLAPGVDPVLDEGTAKLKAAGFSARSGWLTSPTFGGGSWLAHSTTMSGLWINNQGRYRNLTASSRLTLPSLFRSAGWDTVSVMPGATRAWPEGNFYGFNRIWDSRNLGYTGPKFSWAPMPDQYTLKKFSEVEYTKAGRKPLFVEMPLVSSHTPWAPIPEFLDWDKVGDGSVYNGIVANQPTKAEIWTASSKVRQEYGKSIQYTLTTLVDWITTYGKDNLVMVFLGDHQPSPVVTGDNASHDVPITIVAKDPAVLDRITSWNWTDGLKPAPDAPVWPMNTFRDKFLTTMSEGSH, translated from the coding sequence GTGCCAGAACTTGACGTCGCCGACGAGCAGAACCCCGCCGCGGAGATCACCGAGGTCCCCGAGGTGGCCGAGATCACGGAGGGAGCCGAGATCGAGGAGAGCCCGGCCGCCGAGGTCGAGGAGAGCCCGGCCGCCGAGATCGAGGAAAGCCCGGTCGGCGAGATCGCCGAGACCCCGAAGGAACCGGGCCGTGTCCGCCGCTTCCTCCGCAGCCCCGGGTTCAGCCGCGGCCTCACCGTCCTGGCCTGCCTGATCGTCTTCGTGGCCTTGCTTTACCCGAACGTGCTCAAGCGCCTCACCCTGGGCAGCTTCACCCGGATCCCGATCGAGGCCGCGCTCGGCATCGCCGTGCTGATCGTGCTCCCCCGCCGCCCCCGGCGGATCGTCGCCGCGATCGCCGGCGTCGCGCTCGGCTGGCTGGTCATCGAGAAGTGCCTGGACATGGGCTTCTTCCAGGTCCTGAACCGGCCGTTCGACCCGGTCCTGGACTGGGTGCTCTTCGACGACGCCTACGACTTCGTGCACGAGTCCTACGGCCCGGCCGGCGCGTACGGCGCGATCGCCGCGATCGTCCTGCTGGTCGCCGTGGTGCTCGGCGTCACCACCTGGGCCACGCTGCGGGTCAACCGGCTGCTCGGCGAGGACCGGCGCAAGTCCGCGTTCACCGCCGGCGGCATCGCGACCGCGTGGGCGCTCTCGCTCGCGTTCGGCATCCCGACCCTGATGCCGAACGTCCCGGTGGCCGCCCGCACCACCGTCAGCTACGCGTGGGATCGCGCCAACCAGGCCCGGGCCGGCATCAAGAACGAGGCCGCGTTCGCCCGCGAGGTCAAGGTCGACGCGTTCCAGAACGTACCGCCCGACCAGCTGCTCACCGGCCTGACCGGCAAGGACGTGATGCTCACCTTCGTGGAGAGCTACGGCCGCAACGCCGTCGAGGCACCGAACCTGGCCCCCGGCGTCGACCCGGTCCTGGACGAGGGCACCGCCAAGCTCAAGGCCGCCGGGTTCAGCGCCCGCAGCGGCTGGCTCACCTCGCCCACCTTCGGCGGCGGCAGCTGGCTGGCCCACTCCACCACGATGTCCGGCCTGTGGATCAACAACCAGGGCCGGTACCGCAACCTGACCGCCAGCAGCCGGCTCACCCTGCCCAGCCTGTTCCGGTCGGCCGGCTGGGACACCGTCAGCGTCATGCCGGGCGCCACCCGGGCCTGGCCGGAGGGCAACTTCTACGGCTTCAACCGGATCTGGGACTCCCGCAACCTCGGTTACACCGGCCCCAAGTTCAGCTGGGCGCCGATGCCCGACCAGTACACCCTCAAGAAGTTCTCCGAGGTGGAGTACACCAAGGCCGGCCGCAAGCCGCTCTTCGTCGAGATGCCGCTGGTCTCCAGCCACACCCCGTGGGCGCCGATCCCCGAGTTCCTCGACTGGGACAAGGTCGGCGACGGCTCGGTCTACAACGGCATCGTCGCCAACCAGCCCACCAAGGCGGAGATCTGGACCGCCTCGTCCAAGGTCCGCCAGGAATACGGCAAGTCGATCCAGTACACCCTCACCACCCTGGTCGACTGGATCACCACGTACGGCAAGGACAACCTGGTCATGGTCTTCCTCGGCGACCACCAGCCGTCCCCGGTCGTCACCGGCGACAACGCCAGCCACGACGTCCCGATCACCATCGTCGCCAAGGACCCGGCCGTCCTCGACCGCATCACGAGCTGGAACTGGACCGACGGCCTCAAGCCCGCCCCCGACGCGCCGGTCTGGCCGATGAACACCTTCCGCGACAAGTTCCTCACCACCATGAGCGAGGGAAGCCACTGA
- a CDS encoding LLM class flavin-dependent oxidoreductase, producing the protein MGVPLSVLDLAPLVAGGDVGDALRRTLDLAQRAEQFGYHRYWVAEHHFTPGVASAQPALLLGQIAAVTDRIRLGSGAVQTGHQTALSIVEQFGLLDALYPGRFDLGLGRSGQAKAEALRQQAAAPAREREVGGLLIPKHFSWAPIFASDRSALVGRLLQQPGAESLPLGEILDQIQALLAGPYSDGKGNEVTAVPGAGADLQVWLLGSSGGESARTAGARGLPFVANYHVAPAKVLDAVEAYRAAGGTHLMVSADVVVAEDDETARRLALPYALWVRSIRTGLGAVPFPSIEQALAYEWTDADRALVADRVDTQFVGSPATVAERLRTLREVTGADELLITTITHRHTDRVRSFELLAKEWADS; encoded by the coding sequence ATGGGTGTGCCCCTGTCCGTTCTTGACCTCGCGCCGCTGGTGGCCGGCGGGGATGTCGGCGACGCGCTGCGACGCACCCTCGACCTCGCCCAGCGGGCCGAGCAGTTCGGCTATCACCGGTACTGGGTGGCCGAGCACCACTTCACGCCCGGGGTGGCGTCGGCGCAGCCGGCCCTGCTGCTCGGGCAGATCGCCGCGGTCACCGACCGGATCCGGCTCGGGTCCGGCGCGGTGCAGACCGGCCACCAGACCGCGCTCTCCATCGTGGAGCAGTTCGGGCTGCTGGACGCGCTGTATCCGGGGCGGTTCGACCTCGGGCTCGGCCGGTCCGGCCAGGCCAAGGCCGAGGCGTTGCGGCAGCAGGCGGCGGCCCCGGCGCGGGAGCGCGAGGTGGGCGGGCTGCTGATCCCGAAGCACTTCTCCTGGGCGCCGATCTTCGCGTCCGACCGCAGCGCCCTGGTCGGCCGGCTGCTCCAGCAGCCCGGCGCCGAGTCGCTGCCGCTCGGCGAGATCCTCGACCAGATCCAGGCGCTGCTGGCCGGGCCGTACTCGGACGGCAAGGGCAACGAGGTGACCGCGGTGCCCGGGGCCGGGGCCGACCTTCAGGTGTGGCTGCTGGGCAGCAGCGGCGGGGAGAGCGCGCGCACGGCCGGGGCACGGGGCCTGCCGTTCGTGGCGAACTATCACGTGGCGCCGGCCAAGGTGCTCGACGCGGTGGAGGCGTACCGGGCGGCCGGCGGGACGCACCTGATGGTCTCGGCCGACGTGGTGGTGGCCGAGGACGACGAGACGGCGCGGCGGCTGGCGCTGCCCTACGCGCTGTGGGTCCGCAGCATCCGGACCGGCCTGGGCGCGGTGCCGTTCCCGAGCATCGAGCAGGCGCTCGCGTACGAGTGGACCGACGCCGACCGGGCGCTGGTCGCCGACCGGGTCGACACCCAGTTCGTCGGCTCGCCGGCCACGGTCGCCGAGCGGCTGCGCACCCTGCGCGAGGTGACCGGCGCCGACGAGCTGCTGATCACCACGATCACCCACCGGCACACCGACCGGGTCCGGTCGTTCGAACTGCTCGCCAAGGAATGGGCGGACTCCTGA
- a CDS encoding winged helix-turn-helix transcriptional regulator, with protein sequence MTATCATGEHDKHDVYAELCPCRGLLDLIANKWTTLAVGALESGPLRFGALQRHMEGISPKVLTQTLRRLEDAGLLTRTVYPAVPLHVEYELTAVGRSLITPLRGLRDWAEHHLHELTI encoded by the coding sequence ATGACTGCCACCTGCGCCACCGGCGAGCACGACAAGCACGACGTCTATGCCGAGCTGTGCCCCTGCCGCGGCCTGCTCGACCTGATCGCCAACAAGTGGACCACCCTCGCGGTCGGCGCGCTGGAGTCCGGGCCGCTGCGCTTCGGCGCCCTCCAGCGGCACATGGAGGGCATCAGTCCCAAGGTGCTGACCCAGACCCTGCGCCGGCTGGAGGACGCCGGCCTGCTGACCCGCACGGTCTACCCGGCGGTCCCGCTGCATGTGGAATATGAGCTGACCGCCGTCGGCCGCAGCCTGATCACCCCGCTGCGCGGCCTGCGCGACTGGGCCGAGCACCACCTGCACGAGCTGACGATCTGA
- a CDS encoding LLM class flavin-dependent oxidoreductase, producing the protein MFVAVALDGDSFAARDWADVVRQADDARVDLVTFDDDFGRHGPDAVLTAARVAPLTRHVGLVPVATTTHTEPFHLSTALATLDHVSNGRAGWQVRVSTDPAEAALLGRRAPLERDELFAEAADAVEVVRRLWDSWQDDAIIKDVATGRYIDRDRLHYTDFAGRYFSVKGPSIVPRPPQGQPVVAVADGEAPDDAADVVFVADRLAGPRPGRKVFADVPVREGGNRDAMVRILAAAAAGVDGVRLRGDLLTVIRDLIPELRWRGLFHPSHAATLRERLGLPPAINRYELPAPA; encoded by the coding sequence ATGTTTGTGGCAGTGGCTCTGGACGGCGACTCGTTCGCCGCGCGGGACTGGGCCGACGTGGTGCGCCAGGCCGACGACGCCCGGGTCGACCTGGTCACCTTCGACGACGACTTCGGCCGGCACGGCCCGGATGCGGTGCTGACCGCGGCCCGGGTCGCGCCGCTGACCCGGCACGTCGGGCTGGTGCCGGTCGCCACGACCACGCACACCGAGCCGTTCCACCTGTCCACCGCGCTGGCCACGCTCGACCACGTGAGCAACGGCCGGGCCGGCTGGCAGGTGCGGGTCTCCACCGATCCGGCCGAGGCGGCGCTGCTCGGGCGGCGGGCGCCGCTGGAGCGGGACGAGCTGTTCGCCGAGGCCGCCGACGCGGTCGAGGTGGTCCGGCGGCTCTGGGACAGCTGGCAGGACGACGCGATCATCAAGGACGTCGCGACCGGGCGGTACATCGACCGGGATCGGCTGCACTACACCGACTTCGCCGGGCGGTACTTCTCGGTCAAGGGCCCGTCGATCGTCCCGCGCCCGCCGCAGGGCCAGCCGGTGGTGGCCGTCGCCGACGGCGAGGCGCCGGACGACGCGGCGGACGTCGTGTTCGTGGCGGACCGGCTGGCCGGGCCGCGGCCCGGGCGCAAGGTGTTCGCGGACGTTCCGGTCCGGGAGGGCGGCAATCGGGACGCGATGGTCCGGATCCTGGCCGCCGCTGCGGCCGGGGTGGACGGGGTGCGGCTGCGCGGCGACCTGCTCACCGTCATCCGGGACCTGATCCCGGAGCTGCGCTGGCGCGGTCTGTTCCACCCGTCGCACGCCGCCACCCTGCGGGAGCGGCTCGGCCTGCCGCCCGCGATCAACCGCTACGAGCTTCCCGCCCCGGCCTGA
- a CDS encoding LLM class flavin-dependent oxidoreductase: MAKQIILAAHFPGVNNTTVWSDPDAGSQIAFTSFEHLARTAERGKFDFFFLAEGLRLREQRGRIHDLDVVGRPDTLTVLAALAAVTEHLGLAGTLNATFHEPYELARQLATLDHLSGGRAAWNVVTSHGAFFGENFRRGGFLEHADRYRRAGEFIEAARALWDSDGGDFAVGSSQFDIRGRFGVPRSPQGHPVILQAGDSDEGRELAARHADAIFSRHHRLGDAQRFYRDVKDRLVRHGRPEQSLKIIPGVSYVLGDTDADAQERAHHIRRQQVSPQTAILLLEQLWNRDLSGYDPDGPLPAADPLLDEDDTIIKGRAGMYPDRLRTANEWRALAEAKKLSIRDLIIEVTGRQNFIGTPERVAAELDEYVQSDACDGFILVPHLTPTGLDDFVDRVVPLLQERGVFRTSYETTTLRGHLGLGGE; this comes from the coding sequence GTGGCGAAGCAGATTATCCTGGCCGCGCACTTCCCGGGGGTGAACAACACCACCGTGTGGAGCGACCCGGACGCGGGCAGTCAGATCGCGTTCACGTCCTTCGAGCACCTGGCCCGCACCGCCGAGCGCGGGAAGTTCGACTTCTTCTTCCTGGCCGAGGGGCTGCGGCTCAGAGAGCAGCGCGGCCGGATCCACGACCTGGACGTCGTCGGCCGGCCGGACACGCTGACCGTGCTCGCCGCGCTGGCCGCGGTGACCGAGCACCTCGGCCTGGCCGGGACGCTGAACGCCACCTTCCACGAGCCGTACGAGCTGGCCCGCCAGCTGGCCACCCTCGACCACCTGTCCGGCGGGCGGGCCGCGTGGAACGTGGTCACCTCGCACGGCGCGTTCTTCGGGGAGAACTTCCGGCGCGGCGGCTTCCTGGAGCACGCCGACCGATATCGGCGGGCCGGGGAGTTCATCGAGGCCGCCCGCGCGCTGTGGGACTCCGACGGCGGGGACTTCGCGGTCGGCAGCTCGCAGTTCGACATCCGGGGCCGCTTCGGGGTGCCGCGCAGCCCGCAGGGCCACCCGGTGATCCTCCAGGCGGGCGACTCGGACGAGGGGCGGGAGCTGGCGGCGCGGCACGCCGACGCGATCTTCTCGCGGCACCACCGGCTCGGTGACGCGCAGCGGTTCTACCGCGACGTCAAGGACCGGCTGGTCCGCCACGGCCGTCCCGAGCAGTCGCTGAAGATCATTCCGGGTGTCTCGTACGTTCTCGGCGACACCGACGCGGACGCGCAGGAGCGTGCGCACCACATCCGGCGGCAGCAGGTCAGCCCGCAGACCGCGATCCTGCTGCTGGAGCAGCTGTGGAACCGCGACCTGTCCGGCTACGACCCGGACGGCCCGCTGCCGGCGGCCGACCCGCTGCTGGACGAGGACGACACGATCATCAAGGGCCGGGCCGGGATGTACCCGGACCGGCTGCGGACCGCGAACGAGTGGCGGGCCCTCGCCGAGGCGAAGAAGCTGTCGATCCGGGACCTGATCATCGAGGTGACCGGCCGGCAGAACTTCATCGGCACGCCCGAGCGGGTCGCGGCCGAGCTCGACGAGTACGTGCAGAGCGACGCCTGCGACGGCTTCATCCTGGTGCCGCACCTGACCCCGACCGGCCTCGACGACTTCGTCGACCGGGTCGTGCCGCTGCTCCAGGAACGGGGCGTGTTCCGCACGTCCTACGAGACGACGACTTTGCGGGGCCACCTCGGCCTCGGTGGGGAGTGA
- a CDS encoding NADP-dependent oxidoreductase, with protein MRAVTQQEFGGPEVLRVAEVPIPEPLPTEVRVRVVAAGVNPVDHKTRAGAGMAGVLGAPPFILGWDVSGVVDKVGFGVHTLAAGDEVYGMPWFPRQAGAYAEYVTAPSRQFARKPATIGHTAAAAVPLAALTAWQALTAATTIRPGQRVLVHAAAGGVGHFAVQFAKHLGAHVIGTARADKHDWLRTLGADELVDYRATRFEEVAKDVDVVLDLVGDEDTGVRSVAALAPGGLLIAVPSGVSPAVSEAAGRAGVRATGFLVEPDGPALAEIAGLIDAGRVHVEVAGVLPLAEAGEAHRRLATGRTRGKLVLEI; from the coding sequence ATGCGAGCAGTCACACAGCAGGAGTTCGGCGGCCCCGAGGTGCTCCGGGTGGCCGAGGTGCCGATCCCCGAGCCGCTGCCCACCGAGGTGCGGGTCCGGGTGGTCGCGGCCGGGGTGAACCCGGTGGACCACAAGACCCGGGCCGGCGCCGGGATGGCCGGGGTGCTCGGGGCGCCGCCGTTCATCCTCGGCTGGGACGTGTCCGGCGTGGTGGACAAGGTCGGCTTCGGCGTGCACACCCTCGCGGCCGGCGACGAGGTCTACGGGATGCCGTGGTTCCCGCGGCAGGCCGGTGCCTACGCCGAGTACGTGACCGCGCCGTCCCGGCAGTTCGCCCGCAAACCGGCCACCATCGGGCACACGGCCGCCGCCGCGGTGCCGCTCGCGGCGCTGACCGCGTGGCAGGCGCTGACCGCGGCGACCACGATCCGTCCCGGTCAGCGGGTGCTGGTGCACGCGGCGGCCGGCGGGGTCGGGCACTTCGCCGTCCAGTTCGCCAAGCACCTCGGGGCGCACGTGATCGGGACCGCGCGGGCGGACAAGCACGACTGGCTGCGCACACTCGGCGCGGACGAGCTGGTCGACTACCGGGCCACCCGGTTCGAGGAGGTGGCCAAGGACGTCGACGTGGTCCTGGACCTGGTCGGGGACGAGGACACCGGGGTGCGGTCGGTGGCGGCGCTGGCGCCGGGCGGGCTGCTGATCGCCGTGCCGTCCGGGGTGTCGCCGGCGGTGTCCGAGGCCGCCGGGCGGGCCGGGGTGCGGGCCACCGGGTTCCTGGTCGAGCCGGACGGGCCGGCGCTGGCGGAGATCGCCGGGCTGATCGATGCCGGTCGGGTGCACGTCGAGGTCGCCGGGGTGCTGCCGCTGGCCGAGGCCGGGGAGGCGCACCGCCGGCTGGCCACCGGCCGCACCCGCGGCAAGCTCGTCCTGGAGATCTGA